In Methanosarcina siciliae T4/M, one genomic interval encodes:
- a CDS encoding thioredoxin family protein — protein MDENYVLEIEDASWGQQVEDSEKPVIVMFYSPTCPYCKAMEPYFAEYAREYRGSAIFVRLNVVTNPWTAERYGVQGTPTFKFFCHGKSVWEQVGQIYPSILKNAVRDMVQHGEECIRKTTPVGQDITGYS, from the coding sequence TTGGATGAGAATTATGTGCTTGAAATTGAAGATGCGTCCTGGGGACAGCAGGTAGAAGATTCTGAGAAGCCTGTTATTGTAATGTTTTACAGCCCTACCTGCCCGTATTGTAAAGCTATGGAACCATATTTTGCGGAGTATGCAAGGGAATACAGGGGTTCGGCCATTTTTGTCAGACTAAACGTGGTAACAAATCCCTGGACTGCCGAAAGATATGGGGTCCAGGGCACGCCCACATTCAAGTTTTTCTGCCATGGAAAGTCTGTGTGGGAACAGGTCGGCCAGATCTATCCTTCCATCCTGAAGAATGCGGTCAGGGATATGGTCCAGCATGGGGAGGAGTGCATAAGGAAAACTACTCCAGTAGGACAGGACATCACAGGATACTCATAA
- a CDS encoding ATP-binding cassette domain-containing protein gives MKGQSGTGKSTLFKTLLGFEKLSEGLVYYMGKTLNPQVVWQVRKEAAYVSQDTDLLEEIRSYRPNREKISPEKIQGKSERKKRIGNL, from the coding sequence TTGAAAGGGCAATCAGGAACCGGTAAATCAACCCTGTTCAAAACACTCCTGGGGTTTGAAAAGCTTTCAGAAGGCTTGGTCTATTACATGGGAAAGACTCTGAATCCTCAGGTAGTCTGGCAGGTCCGAAAAGAGGCAGCTTATGTTTCCCAGGATACGGACCTGCTTGAGGAGATTCGTTCTTACAGGCCTAACAGAGAAAAAATATCCCCTGAAAAAATACAGGGAAAAAGTGAGAGAAAAAAGAGAATAGGAAACCTTTAA
- a CDS encoding deoxyhypusine synthase, giving the protein MDFEASAKDLTTPVKGAKIVPNMTVDELVREYAGCAFGAGRLAEAVDIYYEMLASEKTTKFFGLAGAMTPAGMRNIIADLIRDGHIDVLVTTGANMVHDTVEALGLHHYKGSDCANDIQLRHECIDRIYDVYLPDQHFTDLEEFLQSVYAGLPQEKLSIRHVLTEIGKNLDDDSSILKTAAEMGVPVYCPALQDSVIGLQAWLYKEGNPLHVDAFADMHEFMEMCYEAESAGAMLLGGGVPKNYILQSMLVTPKSFDYAIQLTMDRPETGGLSGATLDEAQSWGKVGEDAKSVTVYADATITLPLIVSAVRTRLSKR; this is encoded by the coding sequence ATGGACTTTGAAGCTTCTGCTAAAGACCTTACAACTCCGGTCAAAGGGGCAAAGATAGTTCCGAATATGACTGTGGATGAGCTTGTAAGAGAGTATGCCGGTTGTGCTTTTGGAGCAGGCAGGCTGGCCGAAGCCGTAGACATCTATTATGAGATGCTGGCTTCAGAAAAAACTACGAAGTTTTTCGGGCTTGCAGGGGCGATGACACCTGCAGGCATGAGGAATATTATTGCAGACCTGATTCGCGACGGGCATATCGATGTGCTTGTCACAACCGGCGCCAATATGGTGCATGACACAGTCGAGGCTCTCGGCCTTCACCACTATAAAGGGTCGGACTGTGCAAACGATATCCAGCTCAGGCATGAATGTATCGACAGGATCTATGATGTTTACCTCCCTGACCAGCACTTTACAGACCTTGAAGAGTTTTTACAGAGCGTCTATGCAGGGCTTCCGCAGGAAAAACTCTCTATCAGGCATGTCCTTACCGAGATCGGGAAGAATCTGGACGATGACTCTTCCATCCTCAAAACCGCAGCCGAAATGGGGGTGCCGGTTTACTGCCCTGCGCTTCAGGACTCGGTTATAGGGCTTCAGGCCTGGCTCTATAAGGAAGGAAACCCTCTGCATGTGGATGCTTTTGCAGACATGCACGAGTTCATGGAAATGTGTTACGAAGCTGAAAGTGCGGGCGCTATGCTGCTTGGCGGCGGGGTTCCGAAGAATTACATCCTGCAGTCCATGCTTGTTACTCCCAAGTCCTTTGATTATGCGATCCAGCTGACAATGGATCGTCCGGAAACCGGTGGGCTTAGCGGGGCAACTCTTGACGAAGCCCAGTCCTGGGGAAAGGTCGGGGAAGATGCAAAATCAGTAACCGTGTACGCAGATGCAACAATCACTCTCCCGCTTATCGTTTCCGCTGTGCGGACGCGCCTTTCAAAGAGATGA